The proteins below come from a single Limosilactobacillus reuteri genomic window:
- the parC gene encoding DNA topoisomerase IV subunit A has protein sequence MRNGKIEHMTLEQIMGDRFGRYSKSIIQERALPDIRDGLKPVQRRILFAMNKDGNTYDKGFRKSAKSVGNVMGNFHPHGDSSIYEALVRLSQDWKLREPLIEMHGNNGSMDGDPPAAMRYTEARLSKIAGLMLQDIDKDTVEMALNFDDTEKEPTVLPARIPNLLVNGATGISAGYATEIPTHNLSEVLDALIYLIKHPTASLDKLMEFIPGPDFPTGGIIQGIDGIRKAYQTGRGRVVVRAKTEIETLRGDRQQINVTEIPYEVNKAQLVKRINDLRLAKKVEGIAEARDETDRSGLRIAIELKRGANANGILNYLLKNTDLQINYNFNMVAIDDQRPMRVGLKRILTSYLEFQKEIIRRRTQYNLTKAQQRLHIVEGLIKALSILDKVIKTIRASKNRKDAKENLVKEYNFTPEQAEAIVTLQLYRLTNTDVTELKKEQEQLNSRINEYQLILTNENELAKVLTKEIRAIKKEFGNPRRTKIENLVEKLEIDTKVTVANEDVVVLVSHAGYIKRSSIRSFKASEAEENGLREDDYPLLIQQTNTLSHLFMFTNLGHIIYRPIHEIADARWKDTGEHISQTIGLADNEEIIKAMIFDKLDQPGTIIMGTSDGQVKQTAFNDYKPGSRYKSHASVAIKLRDNAQVVNVDYYEPTNENRSLLTISRQGYAVRYDVADVPVTGIRTAGVRAINLKDDDQVADQILVKDGQDIAVITQRGAFKEMPIDEIEVGARARRGELVLRRLKSHPHEIADFLAYDHDYQGAFETITNRPAFQDIMATDHHLSSIKSNGTFVIDTDTQGEPVKLRMKQTNVLSEEPVSQN, from the coding sequence GTGAGAAACGGAAAAATTGAACATATGACGCTCGAACAGATCATGGGTGATCGTTTTGGGCGTTATTCAAAATCAATTATTCAAGAACGAGCTTTACCTGACATTCGTGACGGATTAAAACCGGTTCAGCGCCGGATTTTATTTGCCATGAATAAAGATGGAAATACTTATGATAAAGGGTTTCGTAAGTCTGCTAAATCAGTCGGGAACGTAATGGGTAACTTCCACCCCCACGGTGATAGTTCAATTTATGAAGCATTAGTTCGGCTAAGTCAGGATTGGAAATTACGTGAACCCCTAATTGAAATGCATGGTAACAATGGATCAATGGATGGTGATCCACCAGCGGCCATGCGTTATACTGAAGCGCGGCTTAGTAAAATAGCAGGTTTAATGCTTCAAGATATCGACAAAGATACAGTTGAAATGGCCTTAAACTTTGATGATACTGAAAAAGAACCGACAGTTTTACCAGCACGTATTCCTAACTTACTCGTTAATGGAGCAACTGGAATTTCTGCTGGATATGCTACTGAGATTCCAACACATAATTTAAGCGAAGTTCTTGATGCACTGATTTATCTTATCAAGCATCCAACTGCTTCTTTGGATAAGTTAATGGAATTTATTCCTGGCCCTGATTTCCCAACTGGTGGAATCATTCAGGGGATTGATGGCATTCGTAAGGCATACCAGACTGGTCGCGGTCGGGTTGTAGTGCGAGCAAAAACGGAGATTGAAACCTTGCGGGGTGATCGTCAACAAATTAATGTGACGGAGATTCCTTATGAAGTAAATAAGGCGCAACTGGTTAAGCGAATTAACGATCTGCGCCTTGCCAAAAAAGTTGAGGGAATCGCGGAAGCTCGCGATGAAACTGATCGTAGTGGATTACGAATTGCAATCGAACTAAAGCGGGGAGCTAATGCGAACGGTATTCTTAATTACTTATTAAAGAACACTGATTTACAGATTAACTATAACTTCAATATGGTTGCGATTGATGACCAGCGGCCAATGCGTGTTGGATTGAAGCGAATTTTGACTTCCTATCTTGAATTCCAGAAAGAGATTATTCGTCGACGGACACAATATAACCTAACGAAGGCTCAACAACGATTGCATATTGTCGAAGGGTTAATCAAAGCACTCTCAATTTTAGATAAGGTCATTAAAACGATTCGAGCAAGTAAGAATCGTAAGGATGCAAAGGAAAACTTAGTAAAAGAATACAACTTTACACCTGAACAGGCCGAAGCAATTGTTACCTTGCAACTTTATCGCTTAACAAATACGGATGTAACTGAGCTGAAAAAAGAACAAGAACAATTAAATTCACGGATTAATGAATATCAGTTAATCTTGACTAACGAAAATGAGCTAGCAAAAGTTCTTACTAAGGAAATTAGGGCCATTAAGAAGGAATTTGGCAATCCACGACGGACCAAGATTGAAAATCTTGTTGAAAAACTTGAGATTGATACTAAAGTTACGGTTGCCAACGAAGATGTTGTGGTCTTAGTTTCGCATGCGGGCTATATCAAACGAAGCAGCATTCGTTCCTTCAAGGCATCGGAGGCAGAAGAAAACGGTCTCCGAGAAGACGATTACCCATTATTGATTCAACAAACAAATACATTATCGCATTTATTTATGTTTACCAATCTTGGGCATATTATTTACCGCCCAATTCATGAAATTGCAGATGCGCGGTGGAAAGATACCGGCGAACATATCTCACAAACAATCGGTTTAGCGGATAATGAAGAGATCATTAAAGCAATGATTTTTGATAAACTAGATCAGCCAGGAACAATCATCATGGGAACTAGCGATGGTCAAGTAAAACAAACGGCCTTTAATGACTATAAGCCTGGTTCACGTTACAAGAGCCATGCAAGTGTCGCAATTAAGCTTAGGGATAATGCGCAAGTTGTAAATGTTGATTACTATGAACCAACAAATGAGAACCGTTCACTATTGACGATTAGTCGCCAAGGATATGCAGTGCGGTATGATGTTGCAGATGTTCCTGTAACAGGAATCCGGACAGCTGGTGTACGGGCCATTAATTTGAAAGATGATGACCAAGTAGCAGATCAAATCTTGGTTAAGGATGGTCAAGATATTGCTGTAATTACTCAACGAGGTGCATTTAAGGAAATGCCAATTGATGAGATTGAAGTTGGGGCACGAGCACGGCGGGGCGAACTTGTCCTTCGGCGGTTGAAATCACATCCTCATGAAATTGCAGACTTCCTTGCTTACGACCATGATTATCAAGGTGCTTTTGAGACTATTACTAACCGGCCAGCATTCCAAGATATAATGGCTACTGACCATCATCTAAGTTCGATTAAGTCAAATGGAACTTTTGTAATTGATACCGATACGCAAGGGGAACCAGTAAAACTTCGAATGAAACAAACGAATGTTTTATCCGAAGAACCTGTTAGCCAAAATTAA
- the parE gene encoding DNA topoisomerase IV subunit B, translating to MAKEEVKYDASSIQVLKGLEAVRKRPGMYIGSTDSRGLHHLVYEIVDNAVDEALSGYGDEINVTIEADNAITVQDHGRGMPVGMHASGKPTPEVIMTVLHAGGKFGQSDGYKTSGGLHGVGASVVNALSSHLTLTIVRDHVRYQEIFKDGGQPVGTLKKLGKTKAENGTTVSFKPDPKIFSTTVYDYNTLANRLRESAFLLKGIKITLTDKRAGQEKQDVFQFDNGIQEFVSYLNEGKDVLGKTLYFDGKQDGVEVEVAAQYNDGYSESLLSFVNNVRTPDGGTHEAGFRSAWTKTFNEYAKKVGLLKANDKNLEGSDVREGLTAVISVRIPERLLQFEGQTKDKLGTPEARKIVDAIVSEQLNYALMENGDFAQMLIRKALKAREAREAARKARNQARGGKRKGKKERNLSGKLTPAQSKNAKKNELFLVEGDSAGGSAKQGRDRKFQAILPLRGKVLNTEKAKLDDVLKNEELNTIIYTVGAGAGSEFNVEDSNYDKIIIMTDADDDGAHIQILLLTFFYKYMRPMIEAGKIYIALPPLYRLQRGRGAKTNITYAWTNEELTKLTKKMGKGAQLQRFKGLGEMNADQLWETTMNPETRTLIQVRIEDAELAERRVTTLMGNKVEPRREWIEENVQFTLADDQESDKLVENKGQLPQTKEPTINTWNK from the coding sequence GTGGCCAAAGAAGAAGTAAAATATGATGCCTCATCCATACAAGTATTAAAAGGGCTTGAGGCAGTACGAAAAAGACCAGGGATGTATATTGGGTCTACTGACTCACGTGGATTGCACCACCTGGTATATGAAATAGTAGATAATGCCGTTGATGAAGCATTATCCGGTTATGGTGATGAGATTAACGTCACCATTGAAGCAGACAATGCGATTACAGTTCAAGATCATGGTCGGGGGATGCCGGTTGGGATGCATGCTTCCGGTAAGCCGACACCTGAAGTTATTATGACGGTTCTCCATGCTGGAGGAAAATTTGGTCAGTCAGATGGTTATAAAACTTCAGGAGGGCTTCATGGTGTTGGAGCTTCCGTAGTAAATGCCTTATCATCACATTTGACGCTGACAATTGTCCGTGATCACGTCCGTTACCAAGAAATTTTTAAGGATGGCGGTCAACCAGTTGGAACGTTGAAAAAATTAGGAAAAACTAAAGCTGAGAACGGAACGACCGTCTCATTCAAGCCGGACCCGAAGATTTTTTCAACTACTGTTTATGACTACAATACCTTAGCTAATCGGCTCCGTGAGTCGGCCTTTTTATTGAAAGGGATTAAGATTACCCTTACCGATAAGCGAGCTGGTCAAGAAAAACAAGATGTATTCCAATTTGACAATGGAATTCAAGAATTCGTTTCTTATCTTAACGAGGGTAAGGACGTTTTAGGAAAGACGCTCTACTTTGACGGAAAGCAAGATGGGGTCGAAGTTGAAGTAGCGGCTCAATATAATGATGGTTACTCTGAGAGCTTGTTATCATTTGTCAATAATGTCCGAACTCCAGATGGTGGTACTCATGAAGCCGGATTCCGGAGTGCCTGGACGAAAACTTTCAATGAATACGCAAAAAAGGTTGGGCTGTTAAAGGCTAATGATAAAAATCTAGAAGGTAGTGATGTTCGGGAAGGGTTAACAGCCGTTATTTCTGTCCGGATTCCTGAACGTCTACTTCAATTTGAGGGTCAGACAAAGGATAAACTGGGAACTCCTGAAGCACGGAAGATTGTTGATGCGATTGTCAGTGAGCAGCTTAACTATGCCCTAATGGAAAATGGCGACTTTGCTCAGATGTTAATTCGTAAGGCATTAAAGGCGCGTGAAGCTCGAGAAGCTGCCCGTAAAGCCCGTAATCAAGCTCGTGGTGGTAAACGAAAGGGCAAAAAAGAACGCAATCTTTCTGGAAAATTGACTCCGGCCCAATCAAAAAATGCTAAGAAAAATGAATTATTCCTAGTCGAAGGGGATTCGGCCGGTGGTTCAGCCAAGCAGGGGCGTGACCGTAAATTCCAAGCAATTTTACCATTACGAGGGAAAGTGCTAAATACAGAAAAGGCGAAGTTAGATGATGTATTAAAAAACGAAGAATTGAACACAATTATCTATACTGTTGGTGCTGGTGCTGGTTCTGAATTTAACGTTGAAGATTCAAACTACGATAAGATTATTATTATGACTGATGCCGATGATGATGGTGCTCATATTCAGATTCTTCTTCTTACCTTTTTCTACAAGTATATGCGGCCAATGATCGAAGCTGGAAAGATCTATATTGCTCTTCCACCACTTTATCGCTTGCAACGCGGACGTGGAGCTAAGACTAATATCACGTATGCGTGGACTAATGAAGAATTAACAAAATTGACTAAAAAGATGGGCAAGGGAGCACAATTACAACGGTTCAAAGGGCTTGGTGAAATGAATGCTGATCAGTTGTGGGAAACGACGATGAATCCAGAAACTCGGACACTAATCCAAGTTCGGATCGAGGATGCTGAATTAGCTGAGCGTCGTGTAACTACCTTAATGGGTAATAAGGTGGAACCACGGCGAGAATGGATTGAAGAAAATGTCCAATTCACGTTAGCCGATGATCAAGAATCTGATAAATTAGTTGAGAATAAAGGACAATTACCTCAAACTAAAGAGCCTACAATTAATACATGGAATAAATAG
- the plsY gene encoding glycerol-3-phosphate 1-O-acyltransferase PlsY, with protein MIFEIIGMIIIAYLLGSIPTGLWIGKYIYHKDIRKLGSGNIGTTNTFRTLGFKAGVVVLVIDILKGTLAASQPYFLGISGTVNPLLIGLFASLGHTVSIFDNFHGGKAVATSAGILLAYNPLLFVVACLIFIFVLCLTSMVSTASMVGISAIFIIALFIHAWILAIVAGILTGVVFYRHRSNIHRILSGKESMVSFGLGYYLREKKLNK; from the coding sequence ATGATTTTTGAAATTATTGGGATGATTATTATTGCTTACCTCTTAGGTTCAATCCCAACTGGCCTCTGGATCGGTAAGTATATTTATCATAAAGATATTCGCAAGTTAGGTAGCGGTAATATCGGAACAACAAATACCTTTCGAACATTGGGATTTAAGGCGGGCGTCGTTGTTTTGGTTATCGATATTCTAAAGGGAACACTCGCTGCCAGTCAGCCATACTTTTTAGGGATATCTGGAACCGTTAACCCCCTATTGATCGGACTCTTTGCTAGTCTTGGTCACACTGTATCAATATTCGATAATTTTCATGGCGGGAAAGCAGTGGCAACTAGCGCGGGGATTCTCTTAGCTTATAACCCCCTCCTCTTTGTTGTTGCCTGTTTGATTTTTATCTTTGTCTTATGCTTGACAAGTATGGTTAGTACCGCCAGTATGGTAGGGATTAGTGCAATTTTCATTATCGCCCTCTTCATTCATGCTTGGATTTTAGCAATCGTGGCAGGAATATTAACAGGAGTGGTCTTTTACCGCCACCGATCAAACATTCACCGAATTTTATCAGGAAAAGAATCAATGGTAAGTTTTGGCCTTGGCTATTATTTACGAGAAAAGAAGCTAAATAAATAG
- a CDS encoding aldose 1-epimerase family protein, whose amino-acid sequence MITLQNQQLTVKIDELGAQLHSIKRQDNGIEYLWQGDPASWNRQAPILFPFVGRLKDDQYQYGNQTYHQTQHGFARDRKFQVIEQTPSMVVMEQHDDSETKKAFPFSFSLQVKFELVIDKVEISYVVKNPSGDETLIYAIGAHPGFNMPLTSTGGFEQTELSVKPATEYSRIVLDGAYNDSAHPQLINMQDSLSLNHDLFNKDAIIFKTDGGHFTAKLTDTVANHGVVVDTFNTEYVGVWSQYPSTASFVCVEPWWGIADNVKADGLLLHKQGMHRLAPNETDNYHFSIKPF is encoded by the coding sequence ATGATTACTTTACAAAACCAACAATTAACCGTAAAAATTGATGAATTAGGTGCTCAACTACATAGTATTAAACGGCAGGATAACGGAATCGAATATTTATGGCAGGGGGACCCCGCTTCATGGAATCGCCAAGCACCAATCCTCTTTCCGTTCGTTGGCCGCTTAAAAGATGATCAATATCAATATGGCAACCAAACTTATCATCAAACACAACATGGTTTTGCACGTGATCGAAAATTCCAAGTTATTGAGCAAACACCATCGATGGTTGTGATGGAACAGCATGATGATAGTGAAACTAAGAAGGCATTCCCTTTTTCATTTAGTCTTCAAGTAAAATTTGAATTAGTTATTGATAAAGTTGAAATTAGCTATGTGGTGAAGAACCCGAGCGGAGATGAAACCTTAATCTATGCCATTGGAGCACATCCTGGTTTTAATATGCCGTTAACTAGTACTGGGGGTTTTGAACAAACAGAATTAAGCGTTAAACCGGCAACAGAATATTCACGGATCGTTTTAGATGGCGCCTATAACGATTCAGCTCATCCACAATTGATTAATATGCAGGATTCATTATCACTTAATCATGATCTTTTTAATAAGGATGCTATTATTTTCAAAACAGATGGCGGCCATTTTACAGCCAAATTAACGGATACTGTTGCTAATCACGGGGTCGTAGTTGATACTTTTAATACAGAATACGTGGGAGTTTGGTCGCAATATCCAAGTACAGCTTCATTTGTATGTGTGGAACCATGGTGGGGAATAGCAGATAATGTCAAGGCTGATGGGCTCCTCCTCCATAAGCAAGGGATGCACCGTCTAGCACCAAATGAAACAGATAATTATCATTTTAGTATTAAGCCATTTTAA
- the topA gene encoding type I DNA topoisomerase, producing MATKTTKSTAKKTTRRRSKIKKNLVIVESPSKAKTIGKFLGRSYKVVASLGHIRDLPKSRMGVDIENDYTPDYISIRGKGDVIKELRKDVKNAKAVYLASDPDREGEAIAWHVSNILKLDDDQKNRVTFNEITKDAVKEAFKEPREINMDLVDAQQARRVLDRLVGYSISPILWKKVKKGLSAGRVQSVALYLIIQRENEIKNFKPEEYWTIDADFKKGKEEFKASFYGENGKKVSLKNNDDVQAVLSKIDKKKDFDITKVTKKERRRQPQPPYTTSTMQQDANRRLNFRTRKTMMAAQMLYEGIDIKEGAPVGLITYMRTDSTRVASIAKHEASNYIHENYGAEYAAIKPVKGKLPEGAQDAHEAIRPTSVYRTPAKMKQYLTSDQYKLYNLIWSRFVASQMTAEVIDTMSVNLQQNGVDFRANGSKVKFPGFTKVYKRGTEKDNLLPELTEDDKAKMIKDDPAQHFTQPPARYTEAALIKTLEGNGVGRPSTYAPTLDTIQRRYYVRLVSRHFEPTELGEIVNRIIEKQFPDIVNVQFTADIEGKLDEIEEGKQNWINVVDKFYQPFSKEVDAAEEEVDKIEMKDELAGTDCEICGAPMVIKMGRYGKFYACSRFPNCRNTKAIVKDTGITCPKCGQGTVVERKSKKNRTFYGCSRYPDCDFVSWDKPIGRNCPKDGHFLVEKKVKGGKQVVCPNGDYQEEVQK from the coding sequence ATGGCAACCAAAACAACCAAATCAACGGCGAAAAAGACAACTCGTCGCCGTTCAAAAATTAAAAAAAATCTGGTGATCGTGGAGTCACCATCAAAGGCAAAAACAATCGGTAAATTTTTAGGCCGGTCCTATAAGGTTGTGGCTAGTTTAGGTCATATTCGGGACTTGCCAAAAAGCCGGATGGGGGTAGATATTGAAAATGACTACACCCCTGATTACATTTCAATTCGGGGGAAGGGTGATGTAATTAAGGAACTACGGAAGGACGTTAAAAATGCAAAAGCCGTATATCTTGCATCTGACCCGGACCGTGAAGGGGAAGCAATTGCCTGGCACGTTTCAAATATTTTAAAGCTTGACGATGATCAAAAGAACCGGGTTACCTTTAATGAAATTACTAAAGATGCTGTTAAAGAAGCTTTTAAGGAACCCCGAGAGATTAATATGGATCTCGTGGATGCCCAGCAGGCACGACGGGTATTAGATCGATTAGTTGGATATTCAATTAGCCCAATTTTATGGAAGAAAGTCAAAAAGGGCTTAAGTGCTGGTCGTGTTCAATCAGTTGCCCTTTACCTGATTATTCAACGTGAAAATGAAATTAAAAACTTCAAACCAGAGGAATACTGGACAATTGATGCTGATTTCAAGAAGGGCAAAGAAGAATTCAAGGCTAGTTTTTACGGTGAAAATGGTAAGAAGGTTTCCTTGAAGAATAATGATGATGTTCAGGCAGTCCTTTCTAAAATCGATAAAAAGAAAGATTTCGATATTACTAAGGTGACTAAAAAAGAACGTCGGCGGCAACCACAGCCACCATATACGACCTCGACCATGCAACAGGATGCTAATCGTCGTTTGAACTTCCGAACACGAAAGACAATGATGGCAGCACAAATGTTATATGAAGGGATCGACATTAAAGAAGGAGCACCGGTTGGGTTAATTACCTATATGCGGACGGACTCGACTCGGGTAGCGTCAATTGCTAAGCATGAAGCGTCTAACTATATTCATGAAAACTATGGAGCAGAATATGCGGCAATAAAGCCGGTTAAGGGAAAATTACCTGAAGGGGCCCAGGATGCTCACGAAGCTATTCGGCCAACTTCAGTCTATCGGACACCAGCTAAAATGAAGCAATATTTAACCTCCGACCAGTATAAACTTTATAATTTGATTTGGTCGCGGTTTGTGGCTAGTCAAATGACTGCGGAAGTAATTGATACGATGAGCGTTAACCTCCAGCAAAATGGGGTCGATTTCCGTGCAAATGGATCAAAAGTTAAGTTCCCTGGGTTTACGAAAGTATATAAGCGAGGAACTGAAAAAGATAACTTGTTGCCAGAATTAACTGAAGATGACAAGGCAAAAATGATAAAGGACGATCCAGCTCAGCACTTTACCCAGCCACCTGCTCGTTATACAGAAGCGGCTCTTATTAAAACCTTGGAAGGAAATGGCGTCGGTCGGCCATCAACCTATGCGCCAACCCTTGATACGATTCAACGACGGTACTATGTTCGCCTTGTATCACGCCACTTTGAGCCAACTGAATTGGGTGAAATTGTCAACCGAATTATCGAAAAGCAATTCCCTGATATTGTCAATGTCCAATTTACTGCCGATATTGAAGGCAAACTTGATGAGATTGAAGAGGGTAAGCAGAACTGGATTAATGTTGTTGATAAATTCTATCAACCATTCTCAAAAGAAGTTGATGCAGCTGAAGAAGAGGTTGATAAGATTGAGATGAAAGATGAGCTTGCTGGCACAGATTGTGAAATTTGCGGGGCCCCAATGGTTATTAAAATGGGTCGTTATGGTAAGTTCTATGCATGTTCTCGTTTCCCAAATTGTCGGAATACCAAGGCGATTGTAAAAGATACCGGAATTACATGTCCAAAGTGTGGGCAAGGAACGGTTGTTGAACGAAAATCAAAGAAGAACCGAACTTTCTATGGTTGTTCCCGTTATCCAGATTGTGACTTCGTTTCATGGGATAAACCGATTGGACGTAATTGTCCTAAGGATGGGCACTTCCTTGTTGAAAAGAAAGTCAAGGGTGGTAAACAGGTTGTCTGTCCAAATGGAGACTACCAAGAAGAAGTTCAGAAGTAA
- the dprA gene encoding DNA-processing protein DprA, which produces MLQVNDFLLRLSLCRGIGLVSKYRLWECAQQARCFNNIDYLIDHANVSLRSASSLKNNWTSPELDQAVALNSQEKFITIADPLYPITLKETYCPPLVLFYRGNLSLLHQPSIGVVGTRQITNYGQSALRGLLPPVIKRQIVVISGLAQGVDGFSHELALKHGGLTIGVIGTGLDQAYPRSHQVLQDEVARQGLVISEYGRGESPVAYHFPERNRIIAGLSEVVLVVEAKKRSGSLITANIGLDENRSVCAIPGRIDAPLSVGCNSLIAAGAKPILSAQDLLDEFRLYDSRA; this is translated from the coding sequence ATGTTACAAGTAAACGATTTTCTATTACGGTTAAGTTTATGTCGCGGAATTGGCTTAGTTTCAAAGTATCGTCTATGGGAGTGTGCTCAACAGGCGCGCTGCTTTAATAATATTGACTATTTGATTGACCATGCAAATGTTAGCTTACGAAGTGCGTCGTCATTGAAAAATAATTGGACAAGTCCAGAGCTTGATCAAGCAGTGGCCTTAAACAGTCAGGAAAAATTTATTACAATTGCGGATCCGTTATACCCGATCACCTTGAAAGAAACGTACTGTCCGCCCTTGGTATTGTTTTATCGTGGTAATCTGAGCTTGCTCCATCAGCCTTCAATTGGTGTTGTTGGCACTAGGCAGATAACTAATTATGGACAGAGCGCTTTACGAGGATTGCTGCCACCAGTAATTAAGCGGCAGATAGTAGTAATCAGTGGTTTAGCTCAAGGAGTAGATGGTTTTAGCCATGAACTGGCGTTAAAACATGGTGGCCTTACTATCGGAGTGATTGGGACGGGTTTAGATCAAGCTTACCCCCGAAGTCACCAAGTCCTTCAAGATGAGGTTGCCAGACAGGGATTAGTAATTTCTGAGTATGGGCGGGGTGAATCACCTGTGGCTTATCACTTCCCAGAAAGGAACCGAATTATTGCAGGTTTAAGCGAAGTGGTTTTGGTTGTCGAGGCAAAGAAAAGGAGTGGGAGTTTAATCACCGCGAATATCGGTTTAGATGAAAATCGGTCTGTATGCGCTATTCCTGGAAGGATTGATGCTCCCTTATCAGTAGGATGTAACAGTTTAATCGCAGCTGGCGCGAAACCAATTCTCAGCGCCCAAGATCTGCTAGACGAGTTTCGGCTGTACGATTCAAGGGCTTGA
- a CDS encoding ribonuclease HII, whose translation MNKETISQIKARLQTITDTTDPYLQTIRDDSRKGVQAAIQQFERRLARQKEAEEAFNNRFKYEKYYWEKGYQYVAGMDEVGRGPLAGPVVTCVVILNADFDLIGVTDSKQLTRHERENLYLRIVDEAVEVSIAVNDAPVIDQMNIYAATQDAMIRAVNHLHHRPDHLIVDAVPLAIDIPQTTLIKGDQKSISVAAASIVAKEYRDHLMRDYDYVYPGYGFAQNMGYGTKEHLAGLEKMGATPIHRRSFNPVPKYLN comes from the coding sequence ATGAATAAGGAAACCATTAGTCAAATTAAGGCCCGTTTACAAACTATCACAGATACAACTGATCCTTACTTGCAAACTATTCGTGATGATTCGCGAAAAGGTGTTCAAGCAGCAATTCAGCAATTTGAACGGCGGCTTGCACGGCAGAAGGAAGCTGAAGAGGCGTTCAATAACCGGTTTAAATATGAAAAGTACTACTGGGAAAAGGGATATCAGTATGTTGCAGGAATGGATGAAGTAGGAAGAGGACCATTGGCTGGGCCGGTGGTTACTTGTGTAGTAATTTTAAATGCAGATTTTGACCTGATAGGGGTAACAGATTCCAAACAGTTAACTAGGCATGAACGAGAAAATTTGTATTTACGGATTGTTGATGAGGCGGTTGAAGTTAGCATTGCGGTAAATGATGCGCCAGTGATTGATCAAATGAATATTTATGCTGCTACCCAGGATGCAATGATTCGGGCAGTTAATCACCTTCACCATCGACCAGATCATCTGATTGTTGATGCTGTCCCATTAGCAATTGATATTCCTCAGACGACTTTGATCAAGGGGGATCAAAAGAGTATTAGCGTTGCTGCAGCCAGTATTGTCGCAAAAGAATACCGTGATCACCTAATGCGGGACTATGATTATGTTTATCCAGGGTATGGTTTTGCACAAAATATGGGTTATGGAACCAAAGAACATTTAGCCGGCTTAGAAAAAATGGGGGCAACTCCTATTCATCGGCGCTCTTTTAATCCCGTTCCAAAATATTTAAATTAA
- the ylqF gene encoding ribosome biogenesis GTPase YlqF encodes MATIQWFPGHMAKALRQIREQMPLVDILFELVDARVPYSSQNPEVALAAGEKPKLLIMTKTDLADQKRLNEWIKYFEQHNQPVLALDSRQNNVAKVVTAKSKEILKDKLAEEKAKGMKKRPIRAMCVGVPNVGKSTLLNHLVKKNVAATGNRPGVTTGQQWLRSSAELELLDTPGVLWHKFATPKQGIMLALTGAIKDSLYAKDDVALFALDYLRQHQPEMLKQRYHLTDADLDESVANPDLLLTITAKMGFRDDYDRASERLIFDLRKGKLGPITLEVPADLNEDGLNE; translated from the coding sequence ATGGCAACAATTCAATGGTTCCCAGGACACATGGCAAAAGCATTACGCCAAATTCGTGAACAAATGCCACTAGTAGATATTTTGTTTGAGCTAGTAGATGCTCGTGTCCCCTATTCGTCACAAAATCCAGAAGTGGCACTAGCTGCAGGAGAAAAGCCCAAACTTTTAATTATGACAAAAACGGACCTAGCAGACCAGAAACGATTAAATGAATGGATTAAATACTTTGAGCAACATAATCAACCAGTTCTTGCTCTCGATTCACGCCAAAATAACGTGGCAAAAGTTGTAACGGCTAAAAGTAAAGAGATATTAAAAGATAAATTGGCAGAAGAAAAAGCCAAGGGAATGAAAAAGAGGCCAATTCGGGCAATGTGTGTTGGTGTTCCCAATGTAGGGAAATCAACTCTTTTAAATCACCTGGTAAAAAAGAACGTTGCGGCTACTGGAAACCGTCCCGGAGTCACTACTGGACAGCAATGGTTGCGGTCATCAGCAGAATTGGAATTACTTGATACTCCTGGTGTCCTTTGGCATAAATTTGCTACTCCTAAGCAGGGGATAATGCTTGCTTTAACGGGAGCAATTAAAGATAGCTTATACGCAAAGGATGATGTAGCGTTGTTTGCCCTTGATTACTTGCGGCAACATCAGCCAGAGATGTTAAAGCAACGTTACCACTTAACTGATGCAGATCTGGACGAATCGGTTGCCAATCCAGATTTACTATTAACGATTACTGCTAAAATGGGCTTTCGTGATGATTATGACCGGGCTAGTGAACGCTTGATTTTTGACTTGCGAAAGGGAAAATTAGGACCAATCACTTTGGAAGTACCTGCTGACCTAAATGAGGATGGACTAAATGAATAA